A genomic window from Hyla sarda isolate aHylSar1 chromosome 8, aHylSar1.hap1, whole genome shotgun sequence includes:
- the LOC130284450 gene encoding gamma-crystallin 1-like, producing MGKIIFYEDRDFQGRSHECTSDHHDLQPYLSRCNSVRVLNGCWMIYERPGYTGFQYYLKQGDYTDYQNWMGFSDAIKSCQMIPQHYGPYRIRLHERDNLRGEMKEFTEDCPHVYEKFNHHDIHSCNVLEGYWIFYEQPNYRGRQYYLMPGEYKRFSDWGAMNARVSSFRKVIHCF from the exons ATGGGAAAG ATAATTTTTTACGAAGACCGTGACTTTCAAGGACGTTCCCATGAATGCACTAGTGATCACCACGATTTACAGCCTTATCTGAGCAGATGTAATTCAGTTCGAGTTTTGAATGGTTGCTGGATGATTTATGAACGTCCAGGTTACACAGGATTTCAGTACTATCTTAAACAGGGGGATTACACAGACTACCAAAACTGGATGGGATTTAGTGACGCCATTAAATCATGTCAAATGATTCCTCAG cATTATGGACCTTACAGAATTAGACTGCATGAAAGAGACAACTTGAGAGGTGAGATGAAGGAGTTCACAGAAGATTGTCCACATGTTTATGAAAAGTTTAATCACCATGACATTCACTCCTGCAATGTACTGGAAGGCTACTGGATATTTTATGAGCAGCCCAACTATCGGGGTCGCCAGTACTACTTGATGCCTGGGGAATATAAGAGGTTCAGTGACTGGGGTGCCATGAACGCCAGAGTGAGCTCTTTCCGTAAAGTAATACATTGCTTTTAG